The genomic interval GTCGCTTCGTTCGTCGCATCCCGCACGTCGATGGATTTCTCGTTCCTCGGCGGCTTTCTGATGATCGGTACCTTGGCGCTTCTTCTGATGGGCCTGGTGGCCATGTTCACGGGCTTTTCGTCCGCCGCGAGCTTGGTGTACGCGTATCTCGGCGTGGCCATCTTCATCGGGTATGTGCTGTTTGACGTGAATCGCCTGGCGCAGTACGGCGTCGCGGAACAGCACGTGCCGTGGATGGTTCTGTCGCTGTACCTCGACTTCATCAACCTGTTCCTGTTCATCCTGCGGCTCATGGGCATCATGAGCGGCGGGAACGATCGCCGATAAACGGCGCATGAAGCACGGGGCGCGTAGGCGCCCCCCTTTTTTATGCACTGGGCTGGCGGGGAAAGGCGGAAGTGGCATTCCGAGTGCTGAGCGTCCTATAATACGGGACGAGAGTCTGGATGAGCGGAAGGCGGCCAGGCCGCAACCGATGGCACAGGAGGACAGCCGATGGAATATCGTCCACAGCAAATTGAACAGAAATGGAAAGCTCGGTGGCGTGAGCAGAACGCTCACAGGGCCGACGGGAAGAGCGGAAAACCCAAGTATTATTGCCTCGATATGTTCCCGTATCCGTCCGGGAGCGGCCTGCACGTGGGGCATTGGCGTGGATACACCATTTCGGACGTCTGGAGCCGCTACAAGAAGCTGCACGGCTACGAGATTCTCCATCCCATGGGATGGGACGCGTTTGGCCTGCCGGCCGAGAACTATGCTATCCAAAACGGCATCCACCCACGGATTGCGACCGAACAGAACATCGCGAACTTCAAGCGACAGCTGGAAGAAATCGGCGCGATGTACGACTGGGATCGCGAGGTGAACACCACCGATCCGTCGTTTTACAAATGGACACAGTACTTCTTTGTCAAAATGTTTGAGCGGGGCCTCGCCTATCGCAAGAAGATGCCCATCAACTGGTGTCCCAGCTGCAAAACCGGCTTGGCCAACGAAGAGGTGGTCGACGGCTGCTGCGAGCGTTGCGGCGCGCCGGTCACGCGCCGCGAGATGGAGCAGTGGATGCTCAAGATCACAGACTACGCGGATCGGCTGTTGAACGACCTGGACAAGCTCGACTGGCCGGAGCACGTGAAGCGCATGCAGCGCGCGTGGATCGGTCGCAGCGAGGGGGCGCGCATTCGCTTCCGCCTGGTCGATCACGACGGCGAGATCGAAGTGTTCTCGACGCGACCGGACACGATTTACGGCGCCACCTACATGGTGCTCGCGCCGGAGCATCCGCTCGTGTCTCAGATCACGGCGCCGGATCGGAAGGCGGAGGTCGAGGCGTACGTCGAACAGGCGCTTCGCAAGTCGAACGTCGAGCGTCAGGTGGTGGACAAGACCAAGACCGGCGTGTTCACCGGTGCCTATGTCCAGCATCCGCTGCTCGACAAGCGTCTTCCCGTGTGGATCGCCGACTACGTGCTGATGGACTACGGCACGGGCGCCATCATGGCGGTGCCGGCGCACGACGATCGCGACTTCGAATTCGCGGAACAGTTTGGGCTCGAGATCGTCGAGGTCGTGCGGCCGCGGGACGGCGCGTCGGAGCTTCCGTTCACCGGAGACGGCGTGCTGGTGAACTCCGGACCGCTCGACGGACTCCCGGTTGAAGAGGCTAAGAAGCGGGCCATCGAGCTCATGGCGGAAAAGGGTCAGGCGGAGCCGGCAGTCTCCTATCGCTTGCGCGACTGGGTGTTCGCCCGCCAGCGCTACTGGGGCGAGCCGATTCCCATCGTCTATTGCCAGGTCTGCGGCACGGTGCCGGTTCCAGAGGACCAGCTGCCGGTGCTTCTGCCCGACGTGGAGCGATACGAGCCCACGGGCACCGGTGAGTCGCCGCTTGCCGCCATCGAGTCGTTCGTCAACACCACCTGTCCAAAGTGTGGCGGCCCCGCCAAACGAGAGACCGACACGATGCCGCAGTGGGCCGGATCGTGCTGGTACTTCCTGCGCTATGCGGATCCGCACAACGACAAGGAGCCGTTTTCGCGCGAAGCCGTCAATTACTGGCTGCCCGTCGACATGTACATCGGCGGCGTGGAGCACGCGGTGCTTCATCTGCTGTACTCCCGCTTTTACGTGAAGTTCATCTACGATCTCGGCCTGATCGACTTCGACGAGCCGTTCCAACGCCTGTTCACGCAGGGCATGATCACGCTGAACGGCGCGAAGATGTCGAAGTCGAAGGGCAACGTCGTCAACCCAGACGACATCATCGCCCGATACGGCGTGGACGCGCTGCGCATGTATGAGATGTTCGTTGGTCCGCCGGAGGACGACGCCGAGTGGAGCACCAACGGGCTCGAGGGCGTCGCGCGCTTCCTGGCTCGCGTGTACCGTCTGTATGCGCAGCAGGTCGACAAACTCGTGCCGGAACGCCCGTCTTTGACGAAGCTTCGGCATCGGTTCGTCGCGACGCTCACCGAGCGCATGGAGAGTTTCCGCCTCAACACCGCGGTGAGCGCGTTCATGGAGTACGTGAACAACCTTCAGCAGGAGGCGAAGGACGGGCTGGATCGCGCCACGCTGGAGACGCTCGCCATCGCCATTGCGCCCTTCACCCCGCACCTGGGCGAGGAACTCTGGGAGATGCTCGGGCACACAGACTCGGTCTTCGAGCAGTCCTGGCCGACCTACGACAAGGCGTGGTTGCGCGACGACGAGGTCGAGATCGCCGTGCAGGTCAATGGCCGCGTCCGCGGGCGTTTGACCCTTCCGGCAGACGTCAGCGCAGAGGACGCCATCGCTCGAGCGAAGGCGCTGCCGGACATTCGCGAGTGGATCGAGGGCAAGCAGGTGGTCAAAGAGGTGTTCGTCCCCGGGCGGATTGTCAACCTGGTCGTCAAGTGACGGCGGCGTCGGTTGAATGCGCTCGACCCGGAGGGGGATGCGACCATGCGCGAAGCTTCGAGCAAACTGTACATGGAGATCGCGGAGGAGATTCGCAGGCAGATCGAAGAGGGCGCGTTTCGGCCCGGCGATCGCCTGCCGACGCTTCGGGAGCTCGCGGACCGGTTTGGCGTGAGCCGCGCCACCGTCCGCGAGGCGTTGAGCGCGCTGCGCGGCCAGGGGCTCGTCGAGTTCCGCCACGGCATGGGGACCTACGTGCGGGCGGCTTCGGTGGAGATGTGGATGCAGCCGCTGGACGCAGCGATCCTCCTCAGCTACGACAACGTGCGCGATCTCGTCGAGCTCCAGACGGCCGTGCTGGCGCAGATCGCGTATCGCGCCGCGGCCCAGCGCATGGAGTCCGACTACTCCGTGCTGTCACACGCGCTGTTTGAGCTCGAGGCTTCGCCTCGCCGCGGCGAGCACCGCATTGCGAGCGAACTCAAGTTCTTCAGCGTTCTCGCCGAACTCGCCGGAAACCGCTTGCTGGAGAATGCGCTTCGCGTGTTGCAGGAGGCCCTCCGGTCCAGCCTTCGACTCCTGAATCCGAAATTGGATCTCGGCGTCCAGGCATGTCGGAGGGTCTACAACGCGGTTCAAACAGGGCGGCCGGCTGACGCTCGCGACGCCGTGTATGCGTACGGTGAAGCCATCTTGAGGGCGGTGGCGGAGAAAAAGGGAAGAGGGCAATCCGCCATGATGTGAGGTTCCTTTGCCGAGCCGTCTGTGGTATACTCAGGATGTAAGCGCTATCAGAGCGGATTCATCGAGATGCGAGGATAAACGAGGATAAAATAGATGAGCTTGGTCTGCTGGATGATGTGTGGTGATGGTGTATGAAGCGGAGAAGCAAGGAGACTCAGCGGACAAATGAAAGGTTGGTTTACGTGGGACACAAGCTGTTGATGGTCGCCTGCTCCGACGCAGACCGATGGTTCGTGGATCGCGCGCTCGCCGTTGGGCTTGACGTCCGCCTGCTCGTCTGCTTCGAGGATGTTCAGCATAAGATGCGAGCCTGGTATCCGGACCGCCTGCTCGTCGTGCCTGCGCACAAAGCGAGCGTGACAGCGGCCGTGCGCGCTGAGGGTTTCGGAGCCGCGCTCGTCTGTGAGCTTGGAGATCCCATTCGGACCGCGCTCGTGGTGCAGGCGCTCCGCGACGCCAGTGTTTCACGCGTGGTTGTGCTTTCGCGCCATCCGGCGCGCGCCCAGTTGTACATGAGATCGGGGGCGCATGACGTGTTGTGCGCGGATGATCGAGAGCACCTGTGGGCCGCCTTTTTGAACGGCATGAGCGTCCAGGAGCCCGCTTCGTAACTCAAGACATGAAGAAGATCAGCTGCAGGTCCTGCTTCGCCGCCGCGGTGTGCGACGGCGAATTTTTTTGGCTTTGGCTGCCTTGTCCGGCCCATCTTGTCGAGCGCGCGTTGCGAGTGTGGTATGATGAGAGCGGTGTAGCAGGACCCTCTTTTCTCACGAGATGGGAGGCATCGGATACCGCATGTCCGTGCAGATCCGGATCATGTTTTTCCTCATTGCCCTTTTCACCATGGGCGGCTTGGCCGCTGGCGCCGTGCTCATGGCGCAAGGCCACCACGGCTGGCTGTCTGCATTGTGTTACGTGGTCGCTCTGTTGCTCGCCGGAGTGGGTTTCATGCTCCGCCGGCGCTTCGTGAAACCGATGGCCACCGAAAGCCAAAATTGAAGGAGAGCTGCCGTTGCGACGTATGGCACGAGATGCCCAAATGCGCCGCTACCTTTGGCGAGTGCTTGAAATCGTCATCCTGCTGGCGTTCATCGCCGCTTTCATTCTGGCGCTCGCGTCTCTGATGCAGTACATTTTGCCGTTTGTCATCGGCTGGGTCTTTGCCATCCTCCTGATTCCAGTGGTCCGATGGCTGGAGCGCCGCGGCATGAAGCGCCTGCCCTCGGTCCTCTTGGTGCTTGGGGTGAGCGTGCTTCTCATTGTGGCCATTTCGGCGGGCATCATCATCGGCGCGCTGCGCGAAGCCACGTCCTTCGTCTCGCACAGCCAGGTGTTTTTCCGCGTACAGCTCGCGCAGATCGAGGGCGAGATCGAAAACAGCGAATCGCTCTATGGACAACTTCCCCCTCAGGTGTCGAACGCGGTCCAGTCTGCGCTTACCCAGTTCGCGCATGGCCTGGAGGGGAGCGTTCACAAGATCATCACCGGTCTCATTGGGATTGTCACCCATCTCCCCGACACCCTGTTCATCGCTGTGATCTCGGTCGTCACGGCGTTTTTCATCCTGCAACGGCGCGAGCGCATGCTGGCCCGCTTCTACCGCATGATGCCCCCTGGGTGGGCGCCGAAACTGAACGCCGTGTTTGAGGACATGGAGCGCGCGTTTCTCGGCACCATTCGCGTGCAGTTCATCCTGATGTGCCTGTCGATGTTCCTCGGCATGATCGGGATGTTCGTGCTCGGCTTTCCGTACGCCATCTTGCTCGGCATCCTGTTTGGCCTCGCAGGGCTCGTGCCCATCGTCGGATCGGCCATCCTCACCGTGCCGTGGGCCATCGTGGCGCTCATCACGGGGCATGTGGCCGTGGCCATCAAGGTGCTGGCCCTGCAGGTGGTCATCTCGATCATTCGCCACGCCGTCGAACCGAAGATTCTAGCGGACAGCGTGGGCCTGGATACGCTCGCGACGCTGTTCGGCCTGTACGTGGGGTTCAAGGTCATGGGGTTCATCGGGCTATTCATCGGCCCCATTCTCCTCATCGGGGCGAAGGGCTTGCTTCGGACGCGGCTCTTCAGTGACTTCCTTCCCGCCGAGGCAGGCGCGGAACCCGCTCCAGATCCCGGAGGGGACGAGGCGTGAGGCTCATCAGCCTGAGACCGGACGGCGCTTTGCACCGCGTGTGGTCGGCGGCGGAGCCGGGGCGGTTTGGCGGGTGGTGGATCCCACCTGGGACGCCGGTGGAGGATGACGGGGGCACGTGGAGTTCGCCCTATCCGGTCGCTGCCATGGCCTGGCCCAAGGCGTGGTTTCAGGTGTTCGTCCTGCTGAAGCCAGACCGGACGGATTACTACGTCAACATCTGCACGCCCCCCTGCCTCGGCGCGGATGTGGTGTGGATGGATCTCGATCTCGACGTCCGTGTCGAAGCCGGGTGCGCGTGGGTGGCCGATGAGGACGAGTTTCAGGACAGGAGCCGTATGTACCCACGAGCCTGGCGCGCCTCCGCGCAGCAGGCGGTGGTGGTCGTACAAAACGCGGTGAGAACCGGCGCGCACCCGTTTCGGCCTTCGTTCGCCGACGCGCTGCGCGCCGAGTGGGTTCTGCGATCACGTCCCGGCGGAGCGGTTCTCGGCTAGGAGCTTGCGCGCCCGTTCCATGATGGCGAACAGCGTGCGCGAATCTTCCTCAAGCTGCTCCGGTGACAGCGGCAACTCCGGTCCGCCCTCGCGAAGTTGCGATTCGAGCGCGCGCACCCTCGCTTCCAGTTCGGATTTTTCCCGTTCGATGGCCGAGACGTACTCGCGCAACCGCTGATACTGTTCGTCGTACGTCTGCAAGAACCGAATGACTTCCTGCATGGACGCCGTGGGAGCGGTGGCCGCCTTCTGCGTCTGCGTCTTCACGTGGAGGGCTTTGCGCTCGGCTTTCGCCGCCTCGATCTCGTCCCGATATCGCTTGCGAATCACGCCGTTCCAGCGGTATCCGCATGCCGCGGCCGTCCGGCCGAGTTGCTCGGCCGCCTCCTCGAACGCCTTCAGTTGGGTGCTGCCGGTGCGAATGTGGCGAAGTACCAGCTGCGCGAGGCGCTCATCGTCCTCAGCCGTCCACGCATCCGAGCGCACTGGGCTTTTCTCGACGGATGCCAAGGTGATTCCTCCCTTGTCTCAGTACTATACTTATGGCCATGGCGCAGAAGTTTCATACGCATCCTACCTGTCGCTTTGCTACATGGTATGATTGAAATCTGATTTCGTGACTGAAGAGACAAGGCGTTGCAGCGCGTTCTTCTCTTGAGTCTCTCTCATAGAAGCGGATGATGAACATGAACCTGGAACAGCTGTTGGACGAGTGGCGGCGCGATTCGCAGTTTCGGGAACAGGTCTCGGCGTGGCGCGTGATGCCCGCGCGCATCGGGCGCTACGCCGACTTCCCAGCCGAGCTTCACCCCGAATTGTGTGCATCCCTCGCCGCGCGCGGGATCGAGCGCCTGTACGCGCATCAGCGGGAGGCGTGGGACCTCATTCAGGCTGGCCGCGATGTCGTCATTGCGACTCCTACCGCGAGCGGCAAGACGCTGTGCTACAACCTGCCCGTGCTCCAGGCCATCCTGCGGGACCCGAGCGTGCGTGCGCTCTACGTCTTTCCCACCAAGGCGCTCGCGCAGGATCAGGTGGCGGAATTGCACGATCTCGTCCAAAACCTGAAGACGTCGGTGCACACGTTCACGTACGACGGGGACACGCCCGTCCACGCGCGCCAGAAGATTCGGGAGGCGGGCCACATCGTGGTGACCAATCCCGATATGTTACACGCCGCCATCCTGCCGCACCACACCAAGTGGCTGCGGCTGTTCAAAAACCTGCGCTACGTCGTGATTGACGAGGCGCACATCTACCGCGGGGTGTTTGGCAGCCACGTGGCGAACGTCATTCGCCGGCTCCTGCGCATCGCAGCGTTCTACGGCGCTCGCCCACAGTTCATCTTCTGTTCCGCCACCATCGCCAATCCGGGCGAACTCACGTCGCGGCTCTTAGGGCGGGAGACGGCTGTCGTCTCCGAGTCGGGCGCGCCGGAAGGCGAAAAGCACGTGATCCTGTACAACCCACCTGTGGTCGATCCATCTCTCGGCTTGCGCCAGTCGGCGCTCCGGGCGGCGAGGCGACTCGGAGCGCGGTTGCTTCAACATGAAATCCCGACCATCCTCTTTGCGCGCACGCGCAACCAGGTCGAGCTTCTGGCATCCTATCTGCGCCGCGATGCGCGCGATCGCGTCCGCTCTCGCATCGTCAGCTACCGCGGCGGCTATCTGCCGAACGAGCGCCGCGCCATCGAGAGGGGCCTGCGAGAAGGCCAGATCGTAGGCGTCGTCAGCACCAACGCGCTGGAACTCGGCGTCGACATTGGCTCCTTGCAGGCGGCCATCACGGTTGGTTATCCGGGCTCCGTGGCTTCCACCAGGCAGCAGATGGGCCGGGCCGGGCGCCGCAAGGGCATCTCCGCCGCCATTTTCGTGGCGACGAGCTCCGCGTTGGACCAGTGGATGGTGCGCCATCCCGAGGCCCTGTTGGACGCGTCGCCCGAGGCGGCGCGCATCTACCCGGACAACCTCCTCATCCTGATGGATCATCTCAAGTGCGCTGCCTACGAGTTGCCGTTTTCGGCGGACGAGCGGTTTGGCGTCGAGACGACGGACGAGCTCCTCGACTACTTGGTCGACATGCGCGTGCTGCACCGTGCCGCGGACGGCCGCTACTTCTACATGGCGGACGATATGCCGGCGCACGCGGTGTCCTTGCGCAGCGCCGCGCAGGAAAATGTCGTGATCGTCGATCAGTCCGCGCATCCACCGGTCGTCATCGGCGAGATGGACCGGTTCAGCGCGCTGACGATGCTGCACGAGGAGGCCATCTACCTACATCAGTCCCAGATGTTTCAGGTGGAAACGTTGGACCTCGAGAACGGGAAGGCGTTTGTCCGCCCGGTGGACTGCGACTACTACACGGATGCCGAACTCGCCGTGCACCTGCAGGTGCTCGAGGAGAACCAGCACACCGAAGATGGACCGCTCTGCCATTACACGGGCGATCTCGCCGTCCACGCGACGCCGACCCTGTTTAAGAAGATCAAGCTCGAGACGCACGAGAACGTCGGATGGGGAAAGATCTATCTCCCTGAGGCGGAGTTGCACACGTCGGGCTACTGGGTGACGTTTGATCGCGCTGGCTGGTCTGCATCGGACGACGAGTGGGAGGCGGCGCTCAAGGGTTTGGGCCACGTGCTCAAACACGCCGTGGCGCTGCACGCGATGTGCGCCTCGTCCGACGTGCACGTGGCTGTCGAAGTGCGCGATCCGCACTACGGAAGGCCGTCCGTATACGTGTACGACGCCTACCCCGGCGGGGTGGGCATCGCGGAGCGCGTGTACCGGGATCGTGATCAGATCTTTGCGACGGCGTTCGACATGGTGCAAGGCTGTCCGTGCGAGTCTGGATGCCCAAGCTGCGTCGGGCCGCCGACGAGCGGGGAGCCGCTCAAACAGTGGGTGGAGGCGCTCGTCACCTCCGTCGTCGGGGCGGGCGCGCCGCGGGGGGCCTGACCATGGGGCGAAGCTTGTTGGACAAGCTCAAAGACCTCGAACGAACGACGGGCGTGCGCAGGTCGAGCGGCGAAGATGCGCCAGCGGACGAGGCGCGCGATGCCTCACCCGCACCGCAGGCGCGTGACATCGAGAACGATCGCGAGGCCGAACTCGCCGACGCGGGATTCCAAAGGATCACAACCCCGCATGGGCCTGTGTGGGTTCGGGACACGGGCTTCGACCTCTGCACATCCTACGGAGACCGCCCGTTCGCCGATTTCCTTTCCTGCGATCTCGGCCGCCTGAGCCGGCTGGCGAAGGCCGACGTGGCGCCGGAGCGGATGGTGTTTTACGACGTCGAGGCCACCGGGCTCGGGCACGGCGGGGGCACGGTGCCGTTCCTGCACGCCGTCGGCTACTTCGCGGATGACGAGTTCCGCGTGGCCCAGTACTTCGTGCCGGATTACGCGGCCGAGGCCGCGGTGGTGCGCCTGCTCGCAGACCGTTTCGGGCGGGACGGCAGCGTGATGGTCACGTACAACGGGAAGTCGTACGACTGGCCGCTATTCGTGAATCGATGCGTGCTTTACGGCCTGCGGCCTCCCGAGCCCGCCCACCTGGACCTGCTGCACCCAGCGCGCCGGCTGTGGAAGGGCGTGGTGGGGCGCATGAAGCTGGCGGACGTTGAAGCCTTGCTCGGCGTGAGGCGCGATGGCGACTTGCCCGGCAGTGAGGCGCCGCTTCGATACTTCGCGTACGTGCAAGGCGCGCCGCTCGCCTCGATGGAAGACGTGTTCGCCCACAACCTCCGCGACGTCTGCACGTTGGCGCGCCTGGCGCTTGAGATTGCGGAAGCGCTGGAGGAGAGGCGCTCGTGGTCGCACGCGGCCCCTCACGTGGGGCTCGCGACCTGGTTCGACGCGTGGAGGGAGTGGGAGTCCGCGGACGCGCAGTTTCGCAGGGCTGTCGAGCAGGAGGACGCGGACTGGCGGGCCCGCTGGCTGTTCAGCCTCTTTTTGAAGCGCCGCGGCCAATGGGAGGAAGCGTGCGAGATTTGGTTCGAGCTGGCGAGGGACTTTCCGAATCGCCCCGAGCCACTCGTGGAGGCTGCGAAGTATTTCGAGCATCATCGGCGCGATCTCGCCAAGGCCCTCGAGGCTGCGGAAGGGGCGCAGGTTCGGACCGACCAAGGATCCCGTGAACACGGCGAGATCGCGCGGCGAATCGAGCGCATTCGCCGCAAGCTCGAGCGGGGAGCGGCTTGCCAGGCTGACCCGCGTCGTCTACTGTAGAGGGAGCAAACTCGTAAGGAAGGTGCGGGCGGTGTTTGCAGGGTGGACCGCTGAAGACTTTGATGCGATGACGGAGCCAGGTCTCGCTCCGCGCATGGAACGGATCCGCGCGCGGATTCAACCGAAGTTCATCCAGTTGGCCGAACACTTCGAACCGTGGCTGGCGGAGAAGCTCGGCGTGCCCATGCACACACATGTGGCGAAGCACGCGCGACGCACGGTCCATCCGCCGGAGAGCACGTGGGTCGCGTTCAGCTCGGATTCTCGGGGCTACAAGAAGCACCCCCATTTTCAGATTGGGCTCTTTTCCACGCACGTGTTCGCGGTGTTTGGCTACATCGATGAGGGCATCGATAAGGCCGCCTTCGGCGCGCGAGTGGCCGCGGAAAGCGAGGATATGTTCGCGATGTTGCCGGGCGATTTCGCCGTGATCGAAGACCACACGTCGCCGGATTTCAAGCTCGTGCGCGATCTCGGCGCGGACGGATTGCGCCGCGTCGGAGAGCGATTGGCCGCGGTGAAGAAGGCGGAGATGCTCGTGGGCCGCACCATTGTCCGCGACGAAGCGGTGCGCATGACGGGCGAGGCGTTCGTCCGGTGGGTGGAGGAGACGTTCGCCCCTGGCTGCGCACTGTACGAGATCGCCAGGCCCATCGCCCAGAAGTAGCGGGGTGTCGACGTGCGCATTCACCTGCTTCACATGAACGACCTCCACAGTCGGCTCGAAAATCACATGCGCATTGGGGCGAAAATCCGCGCGCTGAGAGCCGAGTTCGACCGGAAGGGCGAAGCGTCGCTCACGTTCGATCTCGGCGACGTGCTGGATCGCGTGCGGCCGGAGACCGAAGCGACGTGCGGCCTACTGAACGCGGATTTCATGCGAGCGCTCGGCGTCGACGGCTGGATTTTTGGCAACAACGAGGGCCTCACGATTCCGGTGGAGCGGTGGGAGGAACTCGTCAAGCGGTCCGGTGCCATCGCGTTTGGCACGAACCTGCGGCGCTCGGACGGAAGCCCGTTTTCGTTCTTTCGCGATACGCACGTGTACGAGGTGGGCGGGATGCGCATTGGGGCGTTCGGCCTGACGCCCAACTACGATTTGCCCTACCACATGCTCGGCGTCCATGTATTGGATCCCATCGAGGCCGCTCGAAGGGCTGTGGATCAGCTTGTCGCGCAGCGGGTGGATGCCATCGTATGCCTGTCCCACATGGGGCTGCGCTTTGACCGGGCGTTGGCGAGCGAGCTTCCTCAGATCACCTGCGTCCTCGGCGGGCACACCCACGAGACCATGCACGAGGCGGAGTACGTCGGCCATACGGCCGTCTTTCAGCCTGGAAAGCACGGGTTTTCCTTCGGGCACACGGTCCTCGAGCGCTCGGGCGGGCGCGTCGCGGCGCGCTCCGAGCGCATCCCCGTGGAGCCTTGGGAGCCGCTGGACGCTCGCATGATGCAGGTGTACGCCCGGGAGCAGGCGTTCGTCGAGCGGCAGCTGGGGCACACCGTGGCGGCCTTGTCGGATCGCTTGCAGCTCGAGTATGAGGACGAGTGCACGTTCGCCAATCTGCTCACGGACATTCTGTACGACGCCTTCGAGGGCGATCTCGCCCTCATGATGGCGGGAGCGCTCAATGCCAGCCTGTTGCCCGGCACGGTCGCCATGGTTCACGTGCTCGGCGCGTGCCCGACCCCCACTCGGCCCATCGTGGTGACCATGCGAGGCGCCGACATCCTCGAGGCCATCGACCTTGCCCTGAAGCCCGAGATCCACAATCGCCAGGGCATCGGCTTCGGATTTCGCGGCGGCAGAATCGGCGTGCTCGCCATCTCCGGGGCGTTGGCCGAGATCGAGCACCGGGCCGATGGGCGGCGCGTGCGCCGCGTCGTGCTCGGCGGGCGGCCGCTTGAACCGGACCGCGATTACCGCGTGATCACGTGCGAGTATCTGTGGCTGTCCCCCGTGTTTCCGCCGTTCCGCCGTGCGCGAGACGTGACCTACCAGCGTCCGTTGGTGCGGGAGCTTCTCATCGAGCACATCGGCGATCCCGGCCGCGTGGAGCGGGCGCGGCTCCCGCGCTACGAAGTGGTAGATCCGGTGGAAGGGAGAACAAAAGGCGCATGGCCGAGCTAGATCGCGAAACGTCGGTGCGCGTCGTGGAGCGGTTACTCGAGGCGTATCCAGACGCGCGATGTCAACTGCATTTCACGACCCCATTCGAGCTGCTCGTCGCGACCATCCTGTCCGCCCAGTGCACGGACGAGCGCGTCAACATGGTCACCCCAAGGCTGTTCGCGAAGTACCGCGGGCCCGAGGGGTTTGCGAAGGCGAGCCCGGACGAGGTCGCGGAAGACATTCGCGAAGTGGGGTTATTTCGGTCGAAGTCCAAGCATATCGTGGAGACGGCGCGCATCCTCGTCGACGAGTACGGCGGCGAGGTGCCGAAGAGTCGCGATCGGCTGATGGAGCTGCCCGGCGTGGGGCGGAAGACGGCAAACGTCGTGGTGTCGAACGCCTACGGCGTGCCCGCGTTTGCCGTGGACACGCACGTGCAGCGCGTGACGAACCGCATCGGCCTGGCCAAATCGAACGATCCACTCAAGACGGAGCAGCAGGTGTGTGCGAAGCTGCCACCTGAACTCTGGACCAAGGCGCACCACGCCCTCATCCTGCACGGGAGACGGGTGTGCACCGCTCGCAAGCCGAAGTGCCACATCTGTCCCGTGGCGGATCTGTGTCAGTGTGCGCGCAACCAGGCAGAGCAAAAGGCCGAGCAAGTGTGA from Alicyclobacillus acidocaldarius subsp. acidocaldarius DSM 446 carries:
- a CDS encoding ribonuclease H-like domain-containing protein → MGRSLLDKLKDLERTTGVRRSSGEDAPADEARDASPAPQARDIENDREAELADAGFQRITTPHGPVWVRDTGFDLCTSYGDRPFADFLSCDLGRLSRLAKADVAPERMVFYDVEATGLGHGGGTVPFLHAVGYFADDEFRVAQYFVPDYAAEAAVVRLLADRFGRDGSVMVTYNGKSYDWPLFVNRCVLYGLRPPEPAHLDLLHPARRLWKGVVGRMKLADVEALLGVRRDGDLPGSEAPLRYFAYVQGAPLASMEDVFAHNLRDVCTLARLALEIAEALEERRSWSHAAPHVGLATWFDAWREWESADAQFRRAVEQEDADWRARWLFSLFLKRRGQWEEACEIWFELARDFPNRPEPLVEAAKYFEHHRRDLAKALEAAEGAQVRTDQGSREHGEIARRIERIRRKLERGAACQADPRRLL
- a CDS encoding YktB family protein, producing MFAGWTAEDFDAMTEPGLAPRMERIRARIQPKFIQLAEHFEPWLAEKLGVPMHTHVAKHARRTVHPPESTWVAFSSDSRGYKKHPHFQIGLFSTHVFAVFGYIDEGIDKAAFGARVAAESEDMFAMLPGDFAVIEDHTSPDFKLVRDLGADGLRRVGERLAAVKKAEMLVGRTIVRDEAVRMTGEAFVRWVEETFAPGCALYEIARPIAQK
- a CDS encoding DEAD/DEAH box helicase; its protein translation is MNLEQLLDEWRRDSQFREQVSAWRVMPARIGRYADFPAELHPELCASLAARGIERLYAHQREAWDLIQAGRDVVIATPTASGKTLCYNLPVLQAILRDPSVRALYVFPTKALAQDQVAELHDLVQNLKTSVHTFTYDGDTPVHARQKIREAGHIVVTNPDMLHAAILPHHTKWLRLFKNLRYVVIDEAHIYRGVFGSHVANVIRRLLRIAAFYGARPQFIFCSATIANPGELTSRLLGRETAVVSESGAPEGEKHVILYNPPVVDPSLGLRQSALRAARRLGARLLQHEIPTILFARTRNQVELLASYLRRDARDRVRSRIVSYRGGYLPNERRAIERGLREGQIVGVVSTNALELGVDIGSLQAAITVGYPGSVASTRQQMGRAGRRKGISAAIFVATSSALDQWMVRHPEALLDASPEAARIYPDNLLILMDHLKCAAYELPFSADERFGVETTDELLDYLVDMRVLHRAADGRYFYMADDMPAHAVSLRSAAQENVVIVDQSAHPPVVIGEMDRFSALTMLHEEAIYLHQSQMFQVETLDLENGKAFVRPVDCDYYTDAELAVHLQVLEENQHTEDGPLCHYTGDLAVHATPTLFKKIKLETHENVGWGKIYLPEAELHTSGYWVTFDRAGWSASDDEWEAALKGLGHVLKHAVALHAMCASSDVHVAVEVRDPHYGRPSVYVYDAYPGGVGIAERVYRDRDQIFATAFDMVQGCPCESGCPSCVGPPTSGEPLKQWVEALVTSVVGAGAPRGA
- a CDS encoding bifunctional metallophosphatase/5'-nucleotidase, whose protein sequence is MRIHLLHMNDLHSRLENHMRIGAKIRALRAEFDRKGEASLTFDLGDVLDRVRPETEATCGLLNADFMRALGVDGWIFGNNEGLTIPVERWEELVKRSGAIAFGTNLRRSDGSPFSFFRDTHVYEVGGMRIGAFGLTPNYDLPYHMLGVHVLDPIEAARRAVDQLVAQRVDAIVCLSHMGLRFDRALASELPQITCVLGGHTHETMHEAEYVGHTAVFQPGKHGFSFGHTVLERSGGRVAARSERIPVEPWEPLDARMMQVYAREQAFVERQLGHTVAALSDRLQLEYEDECTFANLLTDILYDAFEGDLALMMAGALNASLLPGTVAMVHVLGACPTPTRPIVVTMRGADILEAIDLALKPEIHNRQGIGFGFRGGRIGVLAISGALAEIEHRADGRRVRRVVLGGRPLEPDRDYRVITCEYLWLSPVFPPFRRARDVTYQRPLVRELLIEHIGDPGRVERARLPRYEVVDPVEGRTKGAWPS
- the nth gene encoding endonuclease III, which produces MAELDRETSVRVVERLLEAYPDARCQLHFTTPFELLVATILSAQCTDERVNMVTPRLFAKYRGPEGFAKASPDEVAEDIREVGLFRSKSKHIVETARILVDEYGGEVPKSRDRLMELPGVGRKTANVVVSNAYGVPAFAVDTHVQRVTNRIGLAKSNDPLKTEQQVCAKLPPELWTKAHHALILHGRRVCTARKPKCHICPVADLCQCARNQAEQKAEQV